The genomic interval TCGGCCCGGCAGCGCGGACAGCTCAAACCCTCGCCGTCGTCGCCGATTCGCTGAAGCACCTCGAAGCTGTGGCGACACTCGCTGCAGGCATACTCGTAAAGGGGCATGGCAAACTCTCCTTTGCGAAGGTCGAAATTCCCTCCGCTGGGTTCTATTCTGGCATCGAACCCCGGGACCGCCAAGAACGTAACCACCGGCACGGTTCCTGCTTCCATTCTCAGGGAATCAACCACTGCTGCCGGAAGGAGAATCACCCCCATGATCCAGCGGATCCTCAGAAGCTCTCAACTCGTCGCCGTCGCGTGCCTGCTGGCCTTTGCCGTCCCGGTCGCCGCGGACACCCTGCTGACCCTCGAGCGCACCCAGCAGGGTGAGAACGAAAACCCCTCCGAAATCGAGATCTGGATCGGGAAGGACCGCGTCAGCCGGGCCGACGGACGCACCACCATCGTGCTGGAAAAGGCGGCCAACGAGCTCCTGGTGGTCAACCACCAAGCCAAGAGCTTCAGCCGCATCGCCCTGCCGATCGACGTCCTCGCGATGCTGCCCGAAGAGATGAAGTCGATGGCCGCGATGTTCGATCTCGAGGTCGCCGTGTCCCCTTCCGAGGAGACCCAGGCAGTCGGTGAGTGGAAAGGCCGGCGCTACGACCTCGAGATCACCAACCCGATGGGCATGGCGGTGACCTCGAAGTTGTGGATGGCCGATCTCGATCTCGACCTCGAGCCCTTCCGCGATCTCACCATGAGCATTGCCACCATGCAGCCGGGCGGCAAGGCGGTCGTCGAGAAGCTCGAGAAGGTCCCCGGCTTTCCGGTTCTCAACGAGACCACCTACGATCTTGGCGGCAACGTCTTCACCTTCGCCGAGCAGCTGATCTCGATCCGCGAAGGGGAGGCTCCAGCGAACGCCTACGGCGCTCCCGCGGACTACGACAAGATCGAGTGGGATCCCCTGACCGCCCTCGGCGGCGGCCCCTAAGACATGGATTCACTCGCGATTGTCGGAGTGGGCAGCGTCGGAGCGGCGCTTGGCGAGCGCTTCGCCGAGACGGGTCACCAGATCGTCTTCGGAGTCCGGCCCGGCCGCGACGTCTCGGCGCTGTTGGCGCGCTGCGGTGAAAAGGCTCGGGCCATCGACATCGCCACCGCCTGCGCCGCCGCTCCGGTCGTCTTCCTCGCGGTGCCCCACGAGGCTGCCGTCGCGGCCCTGGAAGGCATCGACCTGGCCGGCAAGATCGTCGTCGACTGCACCAATCCGGTGAGCTTCGCCGATGGTAGCCCGGCGTGGGATCCGCCACCGGCCGGCTCGATGGCGGCCGAGCTCGCCAAGGGCCACCCGCTGGCCCGCTGGGTGAAGGGATTCTCGACCATGGGAGCCCAGCTCATGCGGCACCCGGAGCTGGCCCACGGCTTCGCCACCCAGGTGCATCTCGCGGCCGACGACGTAGCCGCCAAGGAGCAGCTCGCCAAGCTGATCTCCGGCGCCGGATTCGTCCCCCTCGATGCGGGTCCACTGCGCAACGCGGCGGCTCTCGAGAATCTCGCCATCCTGTGGATCCATCTCGCCATGAAGGGCGACCTCGGTCGTGAGTGGGCCTTCCAGACGGTCGGTCGCGGTTAGCCCGACCTTCTCACCAGCTCTCGGCTACAAGGCCGTAGGTCACAGAATCTGCTGCGTTATCGGCCGGCTACACTCCTCGCAGTACGTCCAGTACGGCGTCGTCGCGGCACCGGCCGATGCCTTGCATCTTCAGCAACCTTCGACCTTTCGCCAAGAGATCTGGTGAGAACGTCGGGCTAGCGGCGACGCGGACACGAAAAAGCCGGGGCTCGAGCCCCGGCTTAGAACGTTCTCCAGTCGCTCACCGAGCCACGCCGGCGAGCCGAAACCTTCCAGCGGCTACTCGACCCGCAAGGTCGCCGCCACCCGGATGACCGACTCCGGGACTCCCGCGTCCTTCCACTTGGCCAGATCATCCGCTCCCATGGCGCGGGTCAGGCGCCGGCCCTTGAGGTAGTCGATCAGGGTTTCTTCGCCGAAGTCTTTGGCCATCAGGCTCTCGACCTCCGACAGGGCCTTTTCCGGAGTCATCGGCGCCGCCGGCTTGCCGCTTCCAGAGCGCCCCCCGGCAGCCTGCTCGCCACCGCCCCAAGCATCGCGTAGGGCGGCATCGTTGAGACCCTGGGCGAAAGCCTCGGAAAGGGCATCGCTCAGCACCTCGTTGGTGTTCTCAGAGCTGAACTTCTTGCCGTAACGGCTGGCGTCGCCGTACACCGAGCTCGACCACAGGCTCTTGCCGGCACGGTCCCGGAGCTCTAGCTCGATGGTGCACTCGGCGTTGTAGCTGGCGCCGACCGCCTGATTGGTCTCTTCGACCTCGAACTGCATCACCCGCCCCACCAACACCACGCCGGCGTCACCGGCGTCGGCCACCGAGTAACCCCACTGGCGCGCCTGCTTCTCGAGCGAATCCTCGAGGAACTTGATGACGTCGTTGGTCGCCTGCAGGTCGAAGCGACGGTCGTCATCGTCGGTGCGACTGCCGAGGTGACGATCGTTCTCGCTGGCACGCTCATCGGAGAGCAGCAGCGCCACCGAGACGCCGCGCATTGCCGAGCTGGGCGTCGAGGAGGCTTCCGCCACCGCCGTCGTCGGGCTGTAGACCAGAGCGATATTGGGATTGTTCTTTTTCGCCCAGGCCGCCGTCGAAAGCAGAGACAGGCAGCCCAGGAGTGCAAGGATTTTGGTGCAGCGCATAGGGAGAGACTCCTCGTGGATTCGTGTCCATGGCTCCACTCCGACCGGGAGCCGACTCGCCATTGTACTTCCAGTCGAGGGACGGGGAGTGGTTCGCTGCCTGCGCGGGACGAGGCGCGAAGAAAGGCCCGCGCGAGTCCGCCGTCAGGCCACCAGCAGGGCGAACACCCAGAACAGCACGAGCACCAGCGAAACGACCCCGAAACCGAGGTATAGACCCGCCACGGAGCCTGCAGCCTTGGGAGCCGGCATCAGTTCGCCAACCCTTCGAGAGGAATGAGCTCCCCTTGCGTGGCGCCCAGCAGGGCTCGCAGGTGACCAAGCTCGGCGGCGGGCAGCACGAACCGAACTCCGGTGGCTCCGACGCGGAAAAAGATCTTCTGGTCGGGGTTGATTCCACGGTCGACCTGCTCCAGGAGTCGATCCACCTCGATCAACAGGCTCGACGCGCCATCCGAGTCCAGCGACAGGCGAAAGTTCCCATACTCCATCTCCCAACACCCACAATCCAGGCAGCGCGACATCGTCCCTTTGCCGGAACGAAAGCACATCTCCTGGCACGAATCCAACGGATTGCAGCCCTTGGTGGTCATCGGTCCGTCGTTCCTTTCGAACTAGCAAAGACGATCGGTGCCGGGACGAGCGAGTCATCCCGAAGGTTCACTTTCGAAGCGAGGCGTCTGCAAGGCGCAACCGGGTTCGGTGCTGCCGGACAAAGCCTCACTCAGGACGGCAGATCCCTCTGCGGAGGTCGGGCTGGCCGGCGAGCTCGCCAGCCAGCCGCCGATGATGATCAACAGCAGGGCCAACCAAGAGAATCCAGCAAAGCAACCCAGGCGAGCGAAGGCCCCGCCCGGACGGTCGTCGTGGATCCCATGGAACATGGAGGCGTCCTCCCCTCAGCGCTTGGCGCTTTCCGAGGTAACGGACGCGGTTTGAGTCGGCGCTCCGCCTTCGGAGCCACCGATACGGAGTATCTCGGTGCCGGTGCGAATGACGAACGCCTTGGGTACGGCCGCCACACCGTAGACCGTGCCATCGATCGGCAAGGAGTTCTCGGCGACGACGGTCGGTCCCTCGTCGCCCAGCTCGAGGACCGCGGTATCGCCCTTCTTGGTGAAGAAGTAGACCCGATCCCCGGCGAGCACCGGCGAAGCCCAGCAAGAAGACGCCAGGCGATGCTTCCACTTCGACTCACCGGTGTCCGGGTCGAGACAGTTGAGGACTCCGGCCTTGTTGACGAAGGTGACGCAAGGGCCTTGAATCGCCGGCGAGCCGAAGCCCGAAGCGACGCCGTCGGCCCGCCAGAGAATGGAATCGTGCTCGACGGCACCGGAATCGTCACGCCGGAAGGCCAGGCTCTGACCGGTCTCGGAGCTCGCCGCCACCACCAGCCCAGAGCTCGCCACCACCGACGGAACGTGGTTCTTCTCGATGCCGTTGACGGACCACAGCACCTCGCCGTCTTCGGACCGGAAGGCCTCGACCCGGCCGGCGGCGCTCGACAGCACGATGCCGTCGGCGAGCTCGATCGGCGTCGTCCAGGCGGTCTTCGACGGACGATCCACCTTCCAGCGGTTCTCGCCCGTCGCCGGATCGAGAGCAACGAAGTAAGAAGGACCGCCGTGGGTCACCTGGACGATCAGGCCGTCGTCGGTGAGCAAAGGCGAGCTCGCCAGACCGTGATTGCCCTCGAACGGACCATAGTCGTTGGTCAGGGAGCGCTTCCACAGGGTCTCGCCATCGTGACTGAGGGCGACGACATCACCGCTCTCCCAGAAAGCGTAAACCCGCTCGGCATCGACCGTCGGAGTCGGGGCGCTGCGGCTCACCATCTCCGAAGCTTCGATCTTCTGACTCGCCGGATAGCGTCGCCGCCAGAGGATTTCGCCGCTGTTGAGATCGACCGCCGTCATCACCAGCGTCTCTTTCTCATCACCGACGGCCGAGGTCACATAAACCGTCTCGCCCCACACCACCGGAGCGGACTGACCGTAGCCGGGCAGAGACAAGCGCCAGCCCAAATTCTGTTCCGCCGACCAGTGGACCGGCATCTCACCACCGTCGACCCGGCCATCCCCGCGACCGCGGAAGCCGGGCCAGACGCCGGAAGCCTTCGCCAGCGCCATCGACGCGGCGCTCACCAACTGGGTGCGGTCGAGAGCTTCGACATTGGCGAGGTGGCCGTTGAAGGAGGCACCACCCACGAACAGCAGGTGGTCACCGTAGGGCACCAGGCGATGGAAGAAACGCTCTTTCTTGATCTCGCCGAGGTTCTCCTCCCACTCGAGGCTGGCGCCATCGAGGGCGTGCACGGCGCCATCGGCGCCGGAGAGGTAGACCTTGCCATCGACCCCGAAGGCGGAGACGCCGAAGCCCTTCAGGTTGCCGGCCATCTTCGGCAGCTCCATGCCTTCCGCCCAGGTCTCCGTGTCGATGTCGAAAACGTCGACGCGCCGGCTAGTGCCATCGCGACCGAGGCCGCCGAAAGCGAACACCTTGCCGTCCGCCGCCGCCACCGCCAGAGCGCGGCGCTCGAAGGGCTGCGGAATGTAACGCCAAGCCGGCATCTCCGCCTTCAGGTCGAGCACCGCCATCTGATCGAGCCAGAGGGGCTTGTCGTCCTTGCCGCGGAGTTGCCAGCCGCCGACGACGAAGAGCTGATCACCCACCACGACGGCGTCGTGGGAAGACCGACCCTGCGGCATCGGCGGGAGGTCTCGCCAGCTCCCGGCAACGGTGTCGTAGCACCGTATCGAGGGCAGCGAGTACATGTCTTCGGGATCTCCCTTGGCGTTGCGCGCCTCCATACCGCCAACGCGGCAGACGTCGTTGCCGTGGGAGACCATCGGCAATCCCTGCAAGCCCTGCACGTCGCCCACCTTCTGCCAGCCGTTCTGCGGCTGGCGCAGATCGAGGTGGTAGAAGGCGTGGGACAGGTCGGACACCGAGTGCTGATGGACCTCGCCGATGTGACCGCCATAGACATAAAGGCCATCACCGTTGACGGCGGCACCAAAGCTGGCCACGGCGACGGGCACCGGCGGCAGCTCCTCGAGAGCAGCACCATAGGCCACGAACGACACCGCCTCGACGGCGACAGCGATCAAAAGCCAGCGACAGAGTCGAGCTTGCATGGGATCACCTCGCTCCTAGAATTCCATCCGGAACTGCAAACCGAAATTGCGGCCCGGACTGGTGAAACGATCGAGCGTCGCCGAGCCTTCGTTCTGGCCCCGGGCATTGGCCCAGATCCAGTAGGTCTCGTCGCTCAAGTTCCACGCCGTGGCCTGCAGCGAGAGTCGATCCGTCAGCCGCACCCAAGCCGCCAGGTCGAAGACCTCGTAGGCGGGGGCCTGGAAACGGGTCGAAGTGGACGGCAGATCCTCGGCGCTCTTCTTGGAGGTTACCGTGGCCGTCCCCTCGACTCCCCAGCGATCGGCCGAATAGCGCAGACCGGCAACCAGCGAATCGGGCGCGATCGACTCGAGGGGCTCGTCGATGGTCGTGTTGTCACCCTCGGTCTGGGTGTAAGCACCGCGCAGCAGCCAGTTGTCGCCGAAGCGCAGCTCACCGGCGAGCTCGAGACCGGAGATCTCGACGTCATCGACGTTCTGCGGCTGGAACTCGACCAGGAAGACCTGCGGGTTGAAGCCCAGGAAGACGGTGTCGATGAAGTCTTCATAGGTGTTCTCGTAGGCCACGATGCTGAAGCTGCCACGAGAGTAGGAGCCACGGAAGCCGAGCTCGATGTTCTGGCTGGTCTCCGACTCGAGATCCGGGTTCGGCAGGGTGCGGTAGCCACCGCCCTGGTTGGTGAAACCGTTGTTGACGGCGCTCATCGGCGGCGCCCGGAAACCCTCGGCGTACTGGGCGAAGAGGGACAGGCTGTCGCCCAAGCCGAGCACCGCACCGAACTTCGGCGAGACCGAATCTTCGGTCAGGTCGACGGGAGCGGGAGTGCCCGGGTTGCCGGCCAAGAAGACGGTGTCGTTCTGGTCCGCATCGAGATCGTAGCTGTCGAAGCGCACGCCCGGGATCAGGCGCAGGCGGCCCTCGAAGAGCTCGATCTCAGCCTGCAGGAAGGCACCGAGCTCGTCGACATCGCTCTCCGGGAAGTACTTCGTCGGGAAGGCGAGAGTGGTCGGCACCGGAGCGCCGGTGTCGCGGAAGAACTCCTCCCGGTCGCGCAGCTGATCGAAGCTGTCGCGACGCAGCGAGACACCGTAGGTCAGCAGGTTCTGGTCGCCGGCGCCCCAACCGGTGCGCGCCTCGACATCGAAGCCGTAGGTCTGCTGGTCGAAGGCCACGAGGCCGCTGCGATCGGCCTCCCGCTGGCTGGGCAGGCGCACCGAAGTGGTGTTCTGATCGGTCTCGGCATCCTGCCAGTAGCCGCGCCAGAGCAAGGAGTCGATCCAGCTGGTGTCGAGCACGAAGCT from Acidobacteriota bacterium carries:
- a CDS encoding YajG family lipoprotein, which gives rise to MRCTKILALLGCLSLLSTAAWAKKNNPNIALVYSPTTAVAEASSTPSSAMRGVSVALLLSDERASENDRHLGSRTDDDDRRFDLQATNDVIKFLEDSLEKQARQWGYSVADAGDAGVVLVGRVMQFEVEETNQAVGASYNAECTIELELRDRAGKSLWSSSVYGDASRYGKKFSSENTNEVLSDALSEAFAQGLNDAALRDAWGGGEQAAGGRSGSGKPAAPMTPEKALSEVESLMAKDFGEETLIDYLKGRRLTRAMGADDLAKWKDAGVPESVIRVAATLRVE
- a CDS encoding PQQ-binding-like beta-propeller repeat protein, translated to MQARLCRWLLIAVAVEAVSFVAYGAALEELPPVPVAVASFGAAVNGDGLYVYGGHIGEVHQHSVSDLSHAFYHLDLRQPQNGWQKVGDVQGLQGLPMVSHGNDVCRVGGMEARNAKGDPEDMYSLPSIRCYDTVAGSWRDLPPMPQGRSSHDAVVVGDQLFVVGGWQLRGKDDKPLWLDQMAVLDLKAEMPAWRYIPQPFERRALAVAAADGKVFAFGGLGRDGTSRRVDVFDIDTETWAEGMELPKMAGNLKGFGVSAFGVDGKVYLSGADGAVHALDGASLEWEENLGEIKKERFFHRLVPYGDHLLFVGGASFNGHLANVEALDRTQLVSAASMALAKASGVWPGFRGRGDGRVDGGEMPVHWSAEQNLGWRLSLPGYGQSAPVVWGETVYVTSAVGDEKETLVMTAVDLNSGEILWRRRYPASQKIEASEMVSRSAPTPTVDAERVYAFWESGDVVALSHDGETLWKRSLTNDYGPFEGNHGLASSPLLTDDGLIVQVTHGGPSYFVALDPATGENRWKVDRPSKTAWTTPIELADGIVLSSAAGRVEAFRSEDGEVLWSVNGIEKNHVPSVVASSGLVVAASSETGQSLAFRRDDSGAVEHDSILWRADGVASGFGSPAIQGPCVTFVNKAGVLNCLDPDTGESKWKHRLASSCWASPVLAGDRVYFFTKKGDTAVLELGDEGPTVVAENSLPIDGTVYGVAAVPKAFVIRTGTEILRIGGSEGGAPTQTASVTSESAKR
- a CDS encoding DUF4412 domain-containing protein codes for the protein MIQRILRSSQLVAVACLLAFAVPVAADTLLTLERTQQGENENPSEIEIWIGKDRVSRADGRTTIVLEKAANELLVVNHQAKSFSRIALPIDVLAMLPEEMKSMAAMFDLEVAVSPSEETQAVGEWKGRRYDLEITNPMGMAVTSKLWMADLDLDLEPFRDLTMSIATMQPGGKAVVEKLEKVPGFPVLNETTYDLGGNVFTFAEQLISIREGEAPANAYGAPADYDKIEWDPLTALGGGP
- a CDS encoding NAD(P)-binding domain-containing protein translates to MDSLAIVGVGSVGAALGERFAETGHQIVFGVRPGRDVSALLARCGEKARAIDIATACAAAPVVFLAVPHEAAVAALEGIDLAGKIVVDCTNPVSFADGSPAWDPPPAGSMAAELAKGHPLARWVKGFSTMGAQLMRHPELAHGFATQVHLAADDVAAKEQLAKLISGAGFVPLDAGPLRNAAALENLAILWIHLAMKGDLGREWAFQTVGRG
- a CDS encoding TonB-dependent hemoglobin/transferrin/lactoferrin family receptor; translated protein: MRRFIDPTRFWGALGASLLMLLLVLIPVTSVVAEELSEESGDEAEVGEEAAQGQGTFLDTVTVTASLSERTIAETPGQVDVIAADEIENLGHTNVADLVKYTPGVYVDGDVTRLGLSGFNIRGIGDNRVLTQVDGVPTAEQFDFGPFSVTQYSVDLDSLESAEIVRSAGSALYGSDALGGVVALRTRSPRSYLAGQPQYFGFKAGYDGRASEFAETLVFARGTDRWQGSILYSRRDGEELDNQGENGAQNFTRTQPNPIDRQQDNVLAKLGRTSDSSQLDFTVEWFQSEADTEILSSRRPASPFSAATIDSDAVDTQDRLRFSVEQSFVLDTSWIDSLLWRGYWQDAETDQNTTSVRLPSQREADRSGLVAFDQQTYGFDVEARTGWGAGDQNLLTYGVSLRRDSFDQLRDREEFFRDTGAPVPTTLAFPTKYFPESDVDELGAFLQAEIELFEGRLRLIPGVRFDSYDLDADQNDTVFLAGNPGTPAPVDLTEDSVSPKFGAVLGLGDSLSLFAQYAEGFRAPPMSAVNNGFTNQGGGYRTLPNPDLESETSQNIELGFRGSYSRGSFSIVAYENTYEDFIDTVFLGFNPQVFLVEFQPQNVDDVEISGLELAGELRFGDNWLLRGAYTQTEGDNTTIDEPLESIAPDSLVAGLRYSADRWGVEGTATVTSKKSAEDLPSTSTRFQAPAYEVFDLAAWVRLTDRLSLQATAWNLSDETYWIWANARGQNEGSATLDRFTSPGRNFGLQFRMEF